In Pyricularia oryzae 70-15 chromosome 2, whole genome shotgun sequence, one genomic interval encodes:
- a CDS encoding differentiation regulator: protein MQDIQAPAGPVGRFPGHASKPSNSDTGFSHGAFTSNISGFADRHPRRGNIPNINTQSMNQQPAPVQQLDMTTPNTGLDMNFTPLLPSQLLLGSPFQPGTPAAFANSQFQSLGGYAQQQQQQQQQQQGLGHQIQQQQSLGQSGLTSPVQGMSPQAYQGIVSPSAYGAPQFYSPQSPSGAFSSMSNSLQMQPTSPIGMASNVVSGTSRTVYLGNIPADTSAEEILGHVRSGQIESVRLLADKNCAFISFLDASSATHFHSDAILKKLCIKGQDIKVGWGKPSQVPTSVALAVQQSGASRNVYLGSLPEEITEEELREDLGKFGPIDTIKIVREKSIAFVHFLSIANAIKAVSQLPQEAKWQAPRRVYYGKDRCAYVSKTQQQNAAQYLGISPSYAHMLTGADRDLISSALAQQSVAAAAVATSAGGLNNLGNRTIYLGNIHPETTIEEICNVVRGGLLHHIRYIPDKHICFVTFIDPTAAASFYALSNLQGLMIHNRRLKIGWGKHSGALPPAIALAVSGGASRNVYIGNLDETWTEERLRQDFSEYGEIELVNTLREKSCAFVNFTNIANAIKAIEAVRSKDEYRKFKVNFGKDRCGNAPRQMQQGQQAQSPRSEGIPSPPPNATSHSGNSPTTSNPPASAPPALFNANNNPLTMYLSHVSQQVNQQHSQQQQALMNQQAALFGTAASSPNDLGLEVPQGPQSAGHQPSSSISNGFIGNGPASASGAPTIGGLLAPGRSQHNRAVSLPALAPGYENGGTSPNSLQGNNGAALEGERRGHQYQASYNGGFGLAIQGGLNGWVEEEVAN, encoded by the coding sequence ATGCAGGACATTCAAGCTCCCGCCGGCCCTGTTGGCCGCTTTCCTGGTCATGCCTCGAAGCCCTCCAATAGCGATACTGGCTTCTCTCACGGCGCTTTCACCTCCAACATATCTGGTTTCGCCGATAGGCATCCTCGCCGAGGCAATATCCCCAATATCAACACCCAGTCAATGAACCAGCAGCCCGCTCCTGTTCAGCAGCTCGATATGACGACTCCAAACACGGGCTTGGACATGAACTTTACGCCGCTTCTGCCATCCCAGCTGTTGCTCGGAAGCCCCTTTCAGCCTGGCACCCCTGCGGCTTTTGCCAACTCGCAGTTCCAGAGCCTCGGAGGCTACgctcagcaacaacaacaacagcagcagcagcagcagggtcTTGGTCATCAGATTCAACAACAGCAAAGCCTCGGCCAGAGTGGCCTGACCAGCCCCGTGCAGGGAATGTCCCCTCAGGCTTACCAGGGCATTGTGTCACCTTCCGCTTACGGCGCCCCGCAGTTCTACTCACCGCAGTCACCGTCCGGTGCCTTCAGCAGCATGAGCAACTCTCTGCAGATGCAGCCAACCTCGCCCATCGGCATGGCATCCAACGTTGTTAGCGGCACTAGCCGTACCGTCTACCTGGGTAACATTCCTGCGGACACAAGCGCCGAGGAGATTCTTGGCCACGTTCGCAGTGGACAGATCGAGTCGGTAAGGCTTCTTGCCGACAAGAACTGTGCCTTCATCTCGTTCCTGGATGCCAGCTCTGCTACCCACTTCCACTCTGATGCAATCTTGAAAAAGCTCTGCATTAAGGGCCAGGATATCAAGGTCGGCTGGGGCAAGCCCTCTCAGGTTCCTACCTCGGTTGCACTCGCCGTCCAGCAGTCTGGTGCCTCGCGCAACGTGTACCTGGGCAGCTTGCCCGAGGAGATTACTGAGGAGGAGCTGCGTGAGGATCTGGGCAAGTTTGGACCCATTGACACGATCAAGATTGTTCGCGAGAAGAGTATTGCCTTTGTGCACTTCCTGTCCATCGCAAATGCGATCAAGGCCGTCTCGCAGCTTCCGCAGGAGGCTAAATGGCAGGCCCCGAGGCGTGTGTACTACGGCAAGGACAGGTGTGCTTACGTATCCAAGACGCAGCAGCAGAATGCTGCCCAGTACCTTGGCATCTCGCCCTCATACGCTCACATGCTCACCGGAGCTGACCGGGACCTGATCTCGAGTGCATTGGCTCAGCAGTCAGTCGCTGCGGCAGCCGTGGCAACATCGGCTGGTGGTCTCAACAACTTGGGCAACCGCACCATCTATCTCGGCAACATCCACCCCGAGACAACCATTGAGGAGATTTGCAATGTTGTGAGGGGTGGCCTTCTGCACCACATCCGATACATCCCTGACAAGCACATCTGCTTCGTCACTTTCATCGACCCCACCGCTGCTGCTTCCTTCTACGCTCTGAGCAACCTGCAGGGTCTGATGATCCACAACCGTAGGCTGAAGATTGGCTGGGGCAAGCACTCGGGCGCCCTCCCTCCCGCCATCGCTTTGGCTGTCAGCGGCGGTGCCTCCCGTAACGTCTACATTGGCAACCTCGACGAGACGTGGACCGAGGAGAGGCTCAGGCAGGACTTCTCCGAATACGGTGAGATTGAGCTCGTGAACACACTCCGGGAGAAGAGCTGTGCCTTCGTGAACTTCACAAACATTGCCAACGCCATCAAGGCTATTGAGGCTGTTCGCAGCAAGGACGAGTACAGGAAGTTCAAGGTGAACTTTGGCAAGGATCGTTGCGGCAATGCACCACGCCAGATGCAGCAGGGTCAACAGGCGCAGTCGCCTCGCTCTGAGGGTATACCTTCTCCCCCACCCAACGCTACCAGCCACAGCGGCAACTCTCCGACGACTTCCAACCCTCCCGCCTCGGCCCCGCCGGCCCTCTTCAACGCCAACAACAACCCCTTGACCATGTACCTGAGCCACGTGTCGCAACAGGTCAACCAGCAGcacagccagcagcagcaggctctTATGAACCAGCAGGCCGCTCTGTTTGGCACTGCCGCATCATCCCCCAATgacctcggcctcgaggtACCTCAGGGTCCCCAGTCTGCTGGCCATCAGCCGTCTTCAAGCATCTCCAACGGCTTTATTGGTAACGGCCCTGCTTCCGCGTCTGGCGCTCCAACGATTGGTGGACTGCTTGCTCCTGGCCGCAGCCAGCACAACCGGGCTGTCAGCCTGCCTGCTCTGGCCCCCGGTTATGAGAACGGTGGAACCAGCCCGAACAGCCTCCAGGGCAACAACGGCGCAGCTCTCGAGGGTGAGCGCAGGGGCCACCAGTACCAGGCTAGCTACAACGGCGGCTTTGGCCTAGCTATCCAGGGCGGCCTCAACGGCTGGGTTGAGGAGGAGGTCGCCAACTAG
- a CDS encoding WD40 domain-containing protein: protein MSELKVSCSRSFSASNHCIPSPNGQFIATLTSSDISVRSTSSLQVVHIVDLPWDLSGPILSFKWSPSSQYLLVAVAEQIHVFSAQEGSNLHAIIRNPTPPAVKPCFIDFGATDSEVILFSSLGLRLSIFNLKASKTVEISSPKFYSISSAHKSFSIRPISRHLAVLTRTDGKDVVSVHHPETRECQRSWPLDTIDANGITWSPDGRWLAAWESPAHGHKILFYTADGNLFKLWSGPHHKSLDKSLDVASQEEFALAPGVKRLQFSHNSRYLAVADFSRTVYSLDMTMVAETATLCHPPTITPRDDGQVWQEQLITADDGEAVSGGFIKATQAVSPTGRPTSDHQELKTGPFRLSFDGSSALVATALAEWPSTVWIWDASTATLRAVLLFHFSISSLAWHPRIPETLLITCEVSEDSGTAYIWTTGNAPVLINFPQEHIPVKPHSTSRQSVWLALENNRVPVVVHSNGSHYAMAAVLRSNDGLTPWRDELGQDGQAREESPLELVPAFSSARSRPVPSDSGSDLDSSDDTFHFKKKG from the exons ATGTCCGAGCTCAAGGTCTCCTGCTCAAGAAGCTTCAGTG CATCAAACCACTGCATCCCCAGTCCAAATGGCCAATTCATCGCGACGTTGACGTCTTCAGACATCAGCGTTCGTTCCACGTCGTCACTGCAGGTCGTTCACATCGTTGACCTGCCTTGGGATCTTTCTGGACCAATTCTCAGCTTCAAATGGTCCCCATCGTCTCAGTACCTGCTCGTTGCCGTTGCCGAGCAAATTCACGTCTTCTCGGCTCAGGAAGGTAGTAATCTTCATGCTATTATCCGCAACCCCACCCCGCCGGCTGTCAAGCCTTGCTTTATCGATTTTGGTGCAACGGATTCAGAGGTCATCCTCTTCTCCTCACTTGGATTGAGACTTTCAATATTCAATCTGAAGGCCTCCAAAACGGTCGAGATCAGCAGCCCCAAGTTCTACAGCATCTCATCTGCACACAAGAGCTTTTCCATCCGGCCAATCAGTCGACATCTTGCCGTACTCACTCGAACCGATGGGAAGGATGTCGTCAGTGTCCACCACCCGGAGACCCGCGAGTGCCAGCGGTCATGGCCGCTCGACACCATAGACGCAAACGGCATCACATGGAGCCCCGATGGTCGCTGGTTGGCTGCTTGGGAGAGCCCGGCACACGGACACAAGATTCTATTCTACACGGCTGACGGCAACCTCTTTAAGCTCTGGTCTGGACCGCACCACAAGTCACTGGACAAGTCACTTGACGTAGCATCCCAGGAAGAGTTTGCTCTCGCGCCAGGGGTGAAGCGCCTGCAGTTTTCACATAATTCTCGGTACCTTGCCGTCGCAGATTTCAGTCGCACCGTGTACTCGCTTGATATGACCATGGTAGCCGAGACAGCCACGCTGTGCCACCCACCAACAATAACCCCCCGAGATGACGGCCAG GTCTGGCAAGAACAGCTTATAACGGCAGATGATGGCGAGGCCGTTTCAGGGGGATTCATCAAGGCTACCCAGGCTGTGAGCCCTACCGGTCGACCAACTAGCGATCATCAGGAACTCAAGACTGGGCCTTTTCGTCTATCCTTTGACGGATCATCAGCCCTGGTCGCTACCGCACTTGCCGAATGGCCCAGTACAGTGTGGATATGGGACGCCAGCACAGCAACCTTGCGCGCAGTGTtgctttttcactttagCATCTCCTCACTCGCCTGGCATCCTCGAATCCCCGAAACCCTGCTCATTACATGCGAGGTCAGCGAAGATTCCGGCACGGCATACATATGGACCACTGGGAACGCACCCGTGCTTATCAACTTCCCACAAGAGCACATCCCGGTCAAACCTCACTCAACGAGCCGTCAGTCGGTGTGGCTGGCATTAGAGAACAACAGGGTTCCCGTCGTCGTCCACTCGAATGGCTCGCACTATGCAATGGCTGCCGTCCTTAGATCCAACGACGGGCTGACCCCCTGGCGGGACGAGCTTGGCCAAGATGGTCAGGCGCGGGAAGAGTCTCCTTTGGAGCTCGTGCCAGCTTTCAGCTCTGCCCGCAGTCGACCGGTCCCCAGCGACAGTGGTTCCGACCTGGACTCGTCTGACGATACATTCCATTTCAAAAAGAAGGGATAG